The Daucus carota subsp. sativus chromosome 9, DH1 v3.0, whole genome shotgun sequence genome window below encodes:
- the LOC135149526 gene encoding probable alpha,alpha-trehalose-phosphate synthase [UDP-forming] 9, whose product MLGLDCESKRGQIGLDYSARTVYIKILPIGIHLEKVENVLNIPSTSVKVKEFEGKFKGNHVIVGVDDMNLFKAISLKLLASEQLLRKYENLRDIVVLVQIINPERNSGEDIEEVRWETYGTANRINQIYGSCGHQLVILIDRPVDQCRALQLWMKLGELCHILLEISVLIIYEYVGCSPSLSGTIGINPWGISFVAEAMRSTISMDDFLRQLRHEQNYSYVQSLDVAYWARSFVHSMERACLDHYNYQCWGMGFSFISKTNRRAIFLDFVGILVPHSSTKKNLSSEAKTALITLCDDPKNTVFIVSGSGRSSLTEWLAPCEGLGLAAEHGYFIRWKKTSEWQSSLVVDLEWKDASKGLVTEKVIATMVSNGEIPDFILCIGDMYDGTLKIVSSVVVPAVPEIFFCTVEQKPSKAKYFVDDTFEVQKLLQWLAN is encoded by the exons ATGCTAGGACTGGACTGTGAGTCCAAACGAGGACAAATTGGGCTGGATTATAGTGCTCGCACGGTGTATATCAAGATTCTGCCTATAGGAATTCATTTGGAAAAAGTTGAAAATGTTCTGAATATTCCTTCTACATCAGTGAAAGTCAAGGAATTCGAAGGGAAGTTCAAGGGGAACCATGTAATTGTTGGCGTAGACGACATGAACTTATTCAAGGCAATTAGTCTGAAGTTATTAGCATCTGAACAGCTATTGAGGAAGTATGAAAACTTGCGGGATATTGTGGTTCTTGTTCAAATTATCAATCCTGAAAGAAACTCAGGAGAAGACATTGAGGAAGTGAGATGGGAGACGTATGGAACTGCTAATAGGATTAATCAGATTTATGGTTCTTGTGGTCATCAACTAGTGATTCTAATTGATCGACCAGTTGATCAAT GCAGGGCTCTACAACTATGGATGAAGCTAGGGGAATTATGTCATATTCTCCTCGAAATAAGTGTGCTAATCATTTATGAATATGTTGGTTGTTCTCCATCTCTGAGTGGAACAATTGGAATAAATCCATGGGGTATTAGTTTCGTAGCTGAGGCTATGCGTTCTACGATCTCCATGGATGATTTTTTAAGGCAATTAAGACATGAGCAGAACTATAGCTATGTTCAGTCTCTTGATGTGGCGTATTGGGCTCGCAGTTTCGTCCATAGCATGGAGAGAGCATGTCTTGATCACTATAATTATCAATGCTGGGGTATGGGCTTCAGTTTCATATCTAAG ACAAATAGGAGGGCTATATTTCTAGACTTTGTTGGCATCCTTGTTCCTCATTCCTCGACCAAGAAAAACCTTAGTAGTGAAGCTAAAACTGCTCTTATCACTCTGTGTGATGATCCTAAGAACACTGTGTTTATCGTTAGTGGAAGTGGTAGAAGTTCCTTAACCGAGTGGTTGGCTCCATGTGAAGGTCTAGGACTAGCTGCTGAACACGGGTACTTCATAAG GTGGAAGAAAACTTCTGAATGGCAATCTAGTTTGGTTGTGGATCTCGAGTGGAAG GATGCAAGCAAAggcttggtcacagaaaaggtAATCGCGACAATGGTTAGCAATGGTGAGATCCCTGATTTCATCCTCTGCATTGGAGACATGTACGACGGTACTTTGAAAATTGTTTCATCTGTGGTGGTCCCTGCTGTTCCGGAAATCTTTTTCTGCACTGTGGAGCAAAAGCCTAGCAAGGCCAAGTACTTTGTTGACGATACTTTTGAAGTTCAGAAGCTACTCCAGTGGCTTGCTAATTAA
- the LOC135149527 gene encoding uncharacterized protein LOC135149527: protein MTFWGCLDDLVRSITLDQFLFVGGDFNGHIGARADGYQGVHGGFGYGVRNDNGSTLLEFATAHDLVIVNSSFRKRDDNLITFRSGGHATQIDYLLIRSRDFRFCSYCKVFQWKLVLHSTVF from the coding sequence ATGACTTTTTGGGGTTGTTTGGATGATTTGGTTCGGAGTATTACTCTAgatcaatttttatttgttgGTGGTGATTTTAATGGTCATATTGGTGCGAGAGCAGATGGGTATCAAGGTGTTCATGGTGGGTTTGGTTATGGTGTTAGAAATGACAATGGTTCGACGCTTTTGGAATTTGCAACAGCACATGATTTAGTGATTGTTAACTCTTCTTTCCGCAAGCGTGATGACAATCTAATTACTTTTAGGAGTGGGGGACATGCCACTCAAATTGATTATCTTCTTATTCGCAGTAGAGATTTCAGATTTTGTTCATATTGTAAGGTTTTTCAGTGGAAGCTTGTGCTTCACAGCACCGTCTTTTAG